A stretch of Longimicrobium sp. DNA encodes these proteins:
- a CDS encoding efflux RND transporter periplasmic adaptor subunit, translated as MKAPFRTFLIGFGVLALVVAASAGIYGRIRASQSAGDDDEGGSPGPRPRTSATSRFSTDVAIPVKGVAAVRDTLVVAVNAAGQAEGWKKTVVVAQVAGRVASLPVRENDAVGGGQLLTGIDAAEYGLAVEEAQANLRQAQAAYREATLLDEEIRDPAVRAERAAFARSKTGLDAAEVRLRKAQLDLSRTRIGAPFAGRVASLKVVPGQWVRAGDELMTVVSLDPIRVEVQVLESEVGFLAPGRKARVSFAAFPEPFTGTVETINPVVESGTRTARVTVVVPNPQGRILPGMYARVSLEARRFADRVLVPRSAILERDRRTMLFVFEGRDGQGSAKWRYVTTGLQNDSMVEIVPSEETDSVRPGEIVLTEGHYTLIHDARVRLVDDVEDEGAGTSSPQR; from the coding sequence ATGAAAGCACCCTTCCGTACCTTCCTGATCGGCTTCGGCGTCCTCGCGCTGGTGGTCGCCGCGTCGGCGGGGATCTACGGCCGCATCCGCGCTTCCCAATCGGCCGGCGACGACGACGAGGGCGGCTCGCCGGGGCCGCGGCCGCGCACCTCGGCGACGAGCCGGTTCAGCACCGATGTGGCCATTCCCGTGAAGGGCGTGGCCGCCGTGCGCGACACGCTGGTGGTGGCCGTGAACGCCGCCGGGCAGGCGGAGGGGTGGAAGAAGACGGTGGTGGTGGCGCAGGTGGCCGGCCGCGTGGCCAGCCTCCCCGTGCGCGAGAACGACGCGGTGGGCGGCGGGCAGCTGCTCACGGGGATCGACGCGGCGGAGTACGGGCTGGCGGTGGAGGAGGCGCAGGCCAACCTGCGGCAGGCGCAGGCCGCCTACCGCGAGGCCACGCTGCTGGACGAGGAGATCCGCGACCCGGCCGTGCGCGCCGAGCGCGCCGCCTTCGCGCGCTCGAAGACGGGGCTCGACGCGGCCGAGGTGCGGCTGCGCAAGGCCCAGCTGGACCTGTCGCGCACGCGCATCGGGGCGCCGTTCGCGGGGCGCGTGGCGTCGCTGAAGGTGGTTCCCGGACAGTGGGTACGCGCGGGCGACGAGCTGATGACGGTGGTGTCGCTCGACCCGATCCGCGTGGAGGTGCAGGTGCTGGAGAGCGAGGTCGGCTTCCTGGCGCCCGGCCGCAAGGCGCGGGTCAGCTTCGCCGCCTTCCCGGAGCCGTTCACCGGCACGGTGGAGACCATCAACCCGGTGGTGGAGAGCGGAACGCGCACCGCGCGCGTGACGGTGGTCGTCCCCAACCCGCAGGGGCGCATCCTGCCGGGGATGTACGCGCGCGTGTCGCTCGAGGCGCGCCGCTTCGCCGACCGCGTGCTGGTGCCGCGCTCGGCCATCCTGGAACGCGACCGCCGCACGATGCTCTTCGTCTTCGAGGGACGTGACGGGCAGGGGTCTGCCAAGTGGCGGTACGTGACCACCGGCCTGCAGAACGACTCCATGGTGGAGATCGTCCCCAGCGAGGAGACCGACAGCGTGCGCCCCGGCGAGATCGTACTGACCGAGGGCCACTACACCCTCATCCACGACGCCCGCGTGCGCCTGGTAGACGACGTGGAGGACGAGGGAGCGGGGACGAGCTCGCCGCAGCGATAG
- a CDS encoding DUF5916 domain-containing protein, protein MFERTLPRLGLLAVAALLAARPAAAQITSAASTDSQPARAAGSAGNPQRSLRAAAAIQIHVDGKLDEEAWATATAAGDFIQQGPNEGQPATQRTEARILFDGEAVYVGMRMHDTHPDSIMAQLTRRDQGSESDGARVFIDSYNDKRTAFVFGLNPRGVKDDFLRYNDGEGVDFDWDAVWDGAAHVDSAGWTAEFRIPLSQLRFNAATVNAGGRWGLNFRRYLARHGEVDFWAPIPPNSNAFVSLFGELEGLQGMRQAHRLEVLPYVSSRLDRVPSADRTHFTGASNFAGGMGADLKAGLPGGLTLSATINPDFGQVEVDPAVVNLSAFETFFPERRPFFMEGADIFQFGSLSTFNSYGFTQFFYSRRIGRLPQGAIRLDDVDEEHMPDATTILGAAKVSGKLGGWSIGLMDALTNRESGDYRIDGVDGRYPVEPLTNYFVGRVRRDFNRGATVLGGMVTGVGRDLKGDEFDPYLRSRAAMFGIDGSHAWHNRDWTLTGYLAGTRVSGSEDAIARTQRGAAHYYNRPDADYLEYDPTRTALSGHNAGLSLSHSGKWDASATYVEVSPGFETNDIGFMNRGDYRAFSTFAGQRMNNPTGPFRNRTMYIYHNAAWNFGGDVIYNGIGTGLQAGWKNFWYTSLSAGVSFDRWDDRATRGGPAIRRAGGWNLNLNTSTDSRKRVSFNAYAGTSSNGDGGWNRNGGVGMTYRPTPSVRLSLSPGLSRSRNPVQWITTEEDATATATYGNRYVFASVDATEVSMDTRLDWTFTPTLSLQLFAQPFVSSNDFHDYRSLARPRSFEFDPYAVSADDDFSFMSLRGNAVLRWEYRPGSTLFFVWQQDRNGVDEAGRFNFSDHVGGIFDRGPRNVFLIKATYWLNK, encoded by the coding sequence ATGTTCGAACGCACCCTGCCGCGCCTTGGGCTCCTGGCCGTCGCGGCGCTGCTGGCGGCCCGTCCGGCGGCCGCGCAGATCACCTCGGCGGCGAGCACCGACTCGCAGCCGGCGCGGGCCGCGGGCTCGGCCGGCAACCCGCAGCGCTCGCTGCGCGCCGCGGCCGCCATCCAGATCCACGTGGACGGCAAGCTCGACGAGGAGGCCTGGGCCACCGCCACGGCCGCGGGCGACTTCATCCAGCAGGGCCCCAACGAGGGGCAGCCCGCCACGCAGCGCACCGAGGCGCGCATCCTGTTCGACGGCGAGGCGGTGTACGTGGGGATGCGGATGCACGACACGCATCCCGACTCGATCATGGCCCAGCTCACCCGGCGCGACCAGGGCTCCGAGTCCGACGGCGCGCGGGTGTTCATCGACAGCTACAACGACAAGCGCACGGCGTTCGTCTTCGGGCTGAACCCGCGCGGGGTGAAGGACGACTTCCTGCGCTACAACGACGGCGAGGGGGTCGACTTCGACTGGGACGCAGTGTGGGACGGCGCCGCCCACGTGGACAGCGCCGGGTGGACCGCCGAGTTCCGCATCCCCCTCTCGCAGCTGCGCTTCAACGCCGCCACGGTGAACGCGGGCGGGCGGTGGGGATTGAACTTCCGCCGCTACCTGGCGCGCCACGGCGAGGTAGACTTCTGGGCCCCCATCCCCCCCAACTCCAACGCCTTCGTCTCGCTCTTCGGCGAGCTGGAGGGGCTGCAGGGGATGCGGCAGGCGCACCGGCTGGAGGTGCTGCCCTACGTCAGCAGCAGGCTCGACCGCGTTCCCAGCGCCGACCGCACGCACTTCACCGGCGCCAGCAACTTCGCCGGGGGGATGGGCGCGGACCTGAAGGCCGGGCTCCCCGGCGGGCTCACCCTCTCGGCGACGATCAACCCCGACTTCGGGCAGGTGGAGGTGGACCCCGCGGTGGTGAACCTCTCCGCGTTCGAGACCTTCTTCCCCGAGCGGCGGCCGTTCTTCATGGAGGGCGCCGACATCTTCCAGTTCGGCAGCCTCAGCACCTTCAACAGCTACGGCTTCACCCAGTTCTTCTACTCGCGCCGCATCGGCCGGCTGCCGCAAGGGGCCATCCGGCTGGACGACGTGGACGAGGAGCACATGCCCGACGCGACCACGATCCTGGGCGCCGCCAAGGTGAGCGGAAAGCTGGGGGGATGGTCGATCGGGCTGATGGACGCGCTGACCAACCGCGAGAGCGGCGACTACCGCATCGACGGGGTGGACGGGCGCTACCCGGTGGAGCCGCTGACCAACTACTTCGTGGGGCGCGTCCGCCGCGACTTCAACCGCGGCGCCACGGTGCTCGGCGGGATGGTGACCGGGGTGGGGCGCGACCTCAAGGGCGACGAGTTCGACCCGTACCTGCGCTCGCGCGCGGCGATGTTCGGCATCGACGGCTCGCACGCCTGGCACAACCGCGACTGGACGCTCACGGGCTACCTGGCGGGGACGCGGGTGAGCGGCTCGGAAGACGCGATCGCGCGGACGCAGCGCGGCGCGGCGCACTACTACAACCGTCCCGACGCCGACTACCTGGAGTACGACCCCACGCGGACGGCGCTCTCCGGGCACAACGCGGGGCTGTCGCTCAGCCACAGCGGCAAGTGGGACGCGTCGGCCACCTACGTGGAGGTGAGCCCCGGGTTCGAGACCAACGACATCGGCTTCATGAACCGCGGCGACTACCGCGCGTTCAGCACCTTCGCGGGGCAGCGGATGAACAATCCCACGGGGCCGTTCCGCAACCGCACCATGTACATCTACCACAACGCCGCGTGGAATTTCGGCGGCGACGTGATCTACAACGGCATCGGCACCGGGCTGCAGGCGGGGTGGAAGAACTTCTGGTACACCAGCCTGAGCGCGGGCGTGAGCTTCGACCGCTGGGACGACCGGGCCACGCGCGGCGGGCCGGCCATCCGCCGGGCGGGGGGATGGAACCTGAACCTGAACACCAGCACCGACTCGCGGAAGCGGGTGTCGTTCAACGCCTACGCGGGCACCTCGAGCAACGGCGACGGTGGCTGGAACCGCAACGGCGGCGTGGGGATGACCTACCGCCCGACCCCGTCCGTGCGGCTGAGCCTGTCGCCGGGCCTTTCCCGCTCGCGCAACCCGGTGCAGTGGATCACCACCGAGGAAGACGCGACGGCCACCGCCACCTACGGCAACCGCTACGTGTTCGCCTCGGTGGACGCCACGGAGGTGTCGATGGACACGCGGCTGGACTGGACGTTCACGCCCACGCTGTCGCTGCAGCTGTTCGCGCAGCCGTTCGTCTCCAGCAACGACTTCCACGACTACCGCTCGCTGGCGCGGCCGCGGAGCTTCGAGTTCGACCCCTACGCGGTGAGCGCGGACGACGACTTCAGCTTCATGTCGCTGCGCGGGAACGCGGTGCTGCGCTGGGAGTACCGGCCCGGCTCCACCCTGTTCTTCGTCTGGCAGCAGGACCGCAACGGGGTGGACGAGGCCGGCCGCTTCAACTTCAGCGACCACGTGGGCGGCATCTTCGACCGCGGCCCGCGCAACGTCTTCCTGATCAAGGCCACGTACTGGCTGAACAAGTAG
- a CDS encoding efflux RND transporter permease subunit, protein MSLPRIAIQRPVAVAMFFLGVVFLGALSFVRLPIDLLPDVAYPRLVVYTTDESAAPAEVERFITEPVEQAVSTVPGVQKVESVTREGQSLVTARFAWGTDMDFAALNTREKLDNIRDALPELAARPVVLRTDPRSEPIMAVSVAGRRDLPQLKELAEAVFKRRLEQIDGVAQASVTGGVEREIHVEVDPRALESYGLTIDDVADALAQANASAPGGTIRRGRYRYSLRTLGELQSVDEIASVPVRRASANGGGDSTALPGQVLVRDVANVDDGFRERESIARYNGTDAVGLMVFKNAGANTVRVTREVERVLTQLRREYPEVKLEVATSQAGFISDALSNVVQEVILGGILAFLVLFFFLREWHYPVAVALVIPISLVATFALLQATGVTLNIMSLGGLALGVGLLMDNSIVVLENIFRHRELGARAAVAAALGTEEVQRAIIASTLTNIAVFGPIVYIEGVAGEMLGALALSVSFSLLASIVVAITLLPALAARWDHGTHDDGSRRHGWLARQLSRPLDAFEHGFAWVLARYERVLEMGMRHRGRTMAVALTLLVVGLWILFSLPRSVLPDVDQGSFRARLELPRGTPLETTADAAARLERTIRGDRAVEAVFTRVGRQAAVAGMDEGESGLHTATLEVRLRGGSSTADALRWLRARLDGFPAGAVTLETGQATQLGRLLGAGESDLSVRIRGENLDAALGYAAQVRARLLSVPSVANVRVGTELGQPEVRVEIDRERAAAYGIDPRRVAESVEAYMKGKEATQLVDFDRKIPIVVRLPENARRSAETLELLMVDGVPLRELVRVRTASGPAEIRRIDQGRVVSVLADVSGGASVDRSVEAVRSALASLPPPHGLRAEIGGENEEMRKGFRDLALAFSLALVLCYMLLAAEFESLLHPFIILLAVPLAAFGAAVALWVGGSGVNTMSLIGIVILVGIVDNDAVVKLDFINQMRRQGMSRHEAIRAAGHARFRPIVMNTITAMLGLLPMALGIGAGGELQAPLAMAVFGGLLSATALTLVVIPVSYDLLEELNDRVRAWLRRPSADALPAPAPLPAAASETADAREPVAAPGLVAGD, encoded by the coding sequence TTGTCGCTCCCCCGCATCGCCATCCAGCGGCCCGTGGCGGTCGCCATGTTCTTCCTGGGGGTCGTGTTCCTGGGGGCGCTGTCGTTCGTGCGCCTGCCCATCGACCTCCTTCCCGACGTCGCCTATCCGCGCCTGGTCGTCTACACCACCGATGAGAGCGCCGCGCCGGCCGAGGTCGAGCGCTTCATCACCGAGCCCGTCGAGCAGGCGGTCAGCACCGTCCCCGGCGTACAGAAGGTGGAGAGCGTCACGCGCGAGGGGCAGTCGCTGGTGACCGCGCGCTTCGCGTGGGGCACGGACATGGACTTCGCCGCGCTGAACACGCGCGAGAAGCTCGACAACATCCGCGACGCCCTTCCCGAGCTGGCCGCGCGACCCGTGGTCCTCCGCACCGACCCGCGCAGCGAGCCGATCATGGCCGTGAGCGTGGCCGGCCGGCGCGACCTGCCGCAGCTGAAGGAGCTGGCCGAGGCGGTCTTCAAGCGGCGATTGGAGCAGATCGACGGTGTGGCGCAGGCGTCGGTGACGGGCGGCGTGGAGCGCGAGATCCACGTGGAGGTGGACCCGCGCGCGCTGGAGAGCTACGGGCTGACCATCGACGACGTGGCGGACGCGCTGGCGCAGGCCAACGCGAGCGCGCCGGGCGGCACCATCCGCCGCGGGCGCTACCGCTACTCGCTGCGCACGCTCGGCGAGCTGCAGTCGGTGGACGAGATCGCCTCCGTCCCCGTGCGCCGTGCGTCCGCGAACGGAGGGGGCGACTCGACCGCGCTCCCCGGCCAGGTGCTGGTGCGCGACGTGGCGAACGTGGACGACGGCTTCCGCGAGCGCGAGTCGATCGCCCGCTACAACGGGACCGACGCCGTCGGGCTGATGGTGTTCAAGAACGCCGGCGCCAACACCGTCCGCGTCACGCGCGAGGTGGAGCGGGTCCTCACGCAGCTCCGCCGCGAGTATCCCGAGGTCAAGCTCGAGGTGGCCACCAGCCAGGCCGGGTTCATCTCCGATGCGCTGTCGAACGTGGTGCAGGAGGTGATCCTCGGCGGGATCCTGGCCTTCCTCGTCCTCTTCTTCTTCCTGCGCGAGTGGCACTATCCGGTCGCGGTGGCGCTGGTCATCCCCATCTCCCTGGTCGCTACCTTCGCGCTGCTGCAGGCGACGGGGGTGACGCTCAACATCATGAGCCTGGGCGGGCTGGCGCTGGGCGTCGGCCTGCTGATGGACAACTCCATCGTGGTGCTGGAGAACATCTTCCGGCACCGCGAGCTGGGCGCGCGCGCGGCCGTGGCCGCCGCGCTGGGGACGGAGGAGGTGCAGCGCGCGATCATCGCCTCGACGCTCACCAACATCGCCGTCTTCGGGCCCATCGTGTACATCGAGGGGGTGGCCGGGGAGATGCTGGGTGCGCTGGCGCTCTCCGTCTCCTTCTCGCTCCTCGCCTCGATCGTCGTCGCCATCACGCTCCTCCCCGCGCTGGCGGCGCGGTGGGACCACGGGACGCACGACGACGGGTCGCGCCGGCACGGCTGGCTGGCGCGGCAGCTCTCGCGGCCGCTGGACGCGTTCGAGCACGGCTTCGCGTGGGTGCTGGCGCGGTACGAGCGGGTACTGGAGATGGGGATGCGGCATCGCGGGCGGACGATGGCCGTCGCGCTGACGCTGCTGGTCGTCGGCCTGTGGATCCTCTTCTCCCTCCCCCGCAGCGTCCTTCCCGACGTCGACCAGGGGTCGTTCCGCGCGCGGCTGGAGCTGCCGCGGGGAACGCCGCTGGAGACGACGGCCGACGCGGCCGCGCGGCTGGAGCGGACGATCCGCGGCGACCGCGCGGTGGAGGCGGTGTTCACGCGCGTGGGCCGGCAGGCGGCGGTCGCGGGGATGGACGAGGGGGAGAGCGGGCTGCACACGGCGACGCTGGAGGTGCGGCTGCGCGGCGGCTCGTCCACGGCGGACGCGCTGCGGTGGCTGCGCGCGCGGCTCGACGGCTTTCCCGCGGGCGCGGTGACGCTGGAAACGGGGCAGGCCACGCAGCTCGGCCGCCTCCTGGGCGCGGGCGAGAGCGACCTGTCCGTGCGCATCCGCGGCGAGAACCTCGACGCGGCGCTGGGCTACGCCGCGCAGGTTCGCGCGCGCCTCCTCTCCGTTCCCTCCGTGGCCAACGTGCGCGTGGGGACGGAGCTGGGGCAGCCCGAGGTGCGCGTGGAGATCGACCGCGAGCGCGCGGCCGCGTACGGCATCGACCCGCGGCGCGTAGCCGAGTCGGTGGAGGCGTACATGAAGGGGAAGGAGGCCACGCAGCTGGTGGACTTCGACCGCAAGATCCCCATCGTGGTGCGCCTTCCCGAGAACGCACGGAGATCCGCGGAGACGCTGGAGCTGCTGATGGTCGACGGCGTGCCGCTGCGCGAGCTGGTGCGCGTGCGCACCGCCAGCGGCCCGGCGGAGATCCGCCGCATCGACCAGGGGCGCGTGGTCTCGGTGCTCGCCGACGTCTCCGGCGGCGCGAGCGTCGACCGCTCGGTCGAGGCGGTGCGGAGCGCGCTGGCATCGTTGCCGCCGCCGCACGGGCTGCGCGCGGAGATCGGCGGCGAGAACGAGGAGATGCGGAAGGGGTTCCGCGACCTGGCGCTCGCCTTCTCGCTGGCGCTGGTGCTGTGCTACATGCTGCTCGCCGCCGAGTTCGAGAGCCTGCTGCACCCGTTCATCATCCTCCTCGCCGTCCCGCTCGCGGCGTTCGGCGCGGCGGTCGCGCTCTGGGTGGGGGGATCGGGGGTGAACACGATGAGCCTGATCGGCATCGTGATCCTGGTCGGCATCGTGGACAACGACGCGGTGGTGAAGCTGGACTTCATCAACCAGATGCGCCGGCAGGGGATGAGCCGCCACGAGGCCATCCGCGCCGCCGGCCACGCGCGCTTCCGTCCCATCGTGATGAACACCATCACCGCGATGCTGGGGCTGCTGCCGATGGCGCTGGGGATCGGCGCCGGCGGCGAGCTGCAGGCGCCGCTGGCGATGGCGGTGTTCGGCGGCCTGCTGAGCGCCACCGCGCTGACGCTGGTGGTGATCCCCGTGAGCTACGACCTGCTGGAGGAGCTGAACGACCGCGTCAGGGCCTGGCTCCGCCGCCCGTCGGCGGACGCGTTACCCGCGCCCGCGCCGCTCCCCGCCGCCGCGTCGGAGACTGCCGACGCGCGCGAACCGGTCGCGGCGCCCGGTCTTGTGGCGGGAGACTGA
- a CDS encoding efflux RND transporter permease subunit codes for MIRFSIRRPVAVAMGYLALALLGVASWVKMPVELLPETELPRLRVTASWRGASPETTEAFLTSPVEAAVQQVRGVEKVESVSEERNGAGTSTVDVQFARGTDMDFARLDLSERLSALEDQLPQGAQHPQVQQYVPPEFEKQRKPFLLYTITGPYTTEALRRHVDEEIAPDLRQLAGVADVRAWGGRDREVVIELDEARILGLGLDPEDVRARVSGLEFVREAGAVRQGGMLYTVAIRERPQTVTDLRRTPLLTDRGRLVRLQDVAVVRDTYEDPSNLYRIDGQPAVSFQVYKEAGTNVVAVADRVKARMRELRAALPAGARVIRDEDESQAVRTQLTDLRWRALSSALVVFLVLFAFLRSFRSAMIVFSSIAFAVLITLNLVYFGGLTLNVLTLMGLAMGFGVVIDNAVVVLENIYRRARPGEDPAAAAERGAREVVLAVLAATATNVIVFVPFVYLQGEVRLFYVPLAIVVGLTNLASLLAAFSFTPALASRLLGRRALAIHRRDPDRPPWYTRLYAAMVGFTLRRPWLAVAVPVLLLAGSGWLFQKYVTRGTLWRPWWDEDSYIRITVEQPRGEELAHTDALARQFEQRLAEMPEVARFTTRVYAQAADIRVDFPDSLQATAIPVAIKEQMEAYSHLFGGSEVHVYGYGPSFYGGGGSPPNYTIRVLGYNYEQVRAIADDLGERLKRFSRIQDVDTNASGQWFDRDKATEVAVRIDRRRLAMHALTAQAVVRRVAAAVGRDSRRSFLRVGDEELFFSVRLAGSETLDVARLQALEIPAPGGEPVRLADVAEVGERDVLSRILREDQQYQRTVAYEFRGPTKLGDRVREAVIRSTRLPAGYQLVGKEEWRWSDDEKAQIYGVLAFSLILVFMVCAGLFESVRQPLCVLLTVPMALIGVFLVYFFTNASFTREAFIGVIMMGGVVVNNAVLLIDRVNQVRRHDALPLHDAIVRGTLERVRPILMTSAVTIIGLLPLVLFSKAADANIWNALGFSLLGGLASSTLLVLTVTPALYLLFERGPEKRRLARLAAASMIPVPQISPAVQV; via the coding sequence GTGATCCGCTTCTCCATCCGCCGCCCCGTCGCCGTGGCGATGGGCTACCTGGCCTTGGCGTTGCTGGGCGTGGCCAGCTGGGTGAAGATGCCCGTGGAGCTCCTTCCCGAGACGGAGCTGCCGCGGCTGCGCGTGACCGCCAGCTGGCGCGGCGCCAGCCCGGAGACGACGGAGGCGTTCCTCACCTCGCCCGTCGAGGCGGCGGTGCAGCAGGTGCGCGGGGTGGAGAAGGTGGAGTCCGTCTCCGAGGAGCGGAACGGCGCGGGCACCAGCACCGTCGACGTGCAGTTCGCGCGGGGGACGGACATGGACTTCGCGCGGCTGGACCTGTCCGAGCGCCTCTCCGCGCTCGAGGACCAGCTTCCGCAGGGCGCGCAGCATCCGCAGGTGCAGCAGTACGTCCCGCCCGAGTTCGAGAAGCAGCGCAAGCCCTTCCTTCTCTACACCATCACCGGCCCGTACACGACGGAGGCGCTGCGCCGCCACGTGGACGAGGAGATCGCGCCCGACCTGCGCCAGCTGGCCGGCGTGGCCGACGTGCGCGCCTGGGGCGGGCGCGACCGCGAGGTGGTGATCGAGCTCGACGAGGCGCGCATCCTGGGGCTCGGCCTCGACCCCGAGGACGTGCGCGCGCGCGTCTCCGGGCTGGAGTTCGTGCGCGAGGCGGGCGCCGTGCGGCAGGGGGGGATGCTGTACACGGTGGCCATCCGCGAGCGCCCGCAAACCGTAACCGACCTCCGCCGCACGCCGCTGCTGACGGACCGCGGACGGCTGGTGCGGCTGCAGGACGTGGCGGTGGTGCGCGACACCTACGAGGACCCGTCGAACCTCTACCGCATCGACGGGCAGCCGGCGGTCTCCTTCCAGGTCTACAAGGAGGCGGGGACCAACGTCGTGGCCGTCGCCGACCGCGTGAAGGCGCGGATGCGCGAGCTGCGCGCGGCCCTTCCCGCCGGCGCCCGGGTGATCCGCGACGAGGACGAGAGCCAGGCGGTGCGCACGCAGCTCACCGACCTGCGCTGGCGCGCGCTGTCGTCGGCGCTGGTCGTCTTCCTCGTGCTGTTCGCCTTCCTGCGCTCCTTCCGCTCGGCGATGATCGTGTTCAGCAGCATCGCCTTCGCCGTCCTCATCACCCTGAACCTGGTGTACTTCGGCGGGCTGACGCTGAACGTGCTCACGCTGATGGGGCTGGCGATGGGCTTCGGCGTGGTGATCGACAACGCCGTCGTCGTGCTGGAGAACATCTACCGCCGCGCCCGGCCGGGGGAGGATCCCGCCGCGGCCGCCGAGCGCGGCGCGAGGGAGGTCGTGCTCGCCGTCTTGGCCGCGACGGCGACGAACGTGATCGTCTTCGTCCCCTTCGTCTACCTCCAGGGCGAGGTGCGGCTCTTCTACGTCCCCCTCGCGATCGTCGTCGGATTGACGAACCTGGCCTCGCTCCTGGCGGCGTTCTCGTTCACGCCGGCGCTGGCGTCGCGCCTCCTCGGCCGGCGCGCGCTGGCGATCCACCGCCGCGACCCCGACCGGCCGCCGTGGTACACGCGCCTCTACGCGGCGATGGTGGGGTTCACGCTGCGCCGGCCATGGCTGGCGGTGGCCGTCCCCGTGCTCCTGCTGGCCGGGTCGGGGTGGCTCTTCCAGAAGTACGTCACGCGCGGGACGCTGTGGCGGCCGTGGTGGGACGAGGACTCGTACATCCGCATCACCGTCGAGCAGCCCCGCGGCGAGGAGCTGGCCCACACCGACGCGCTGGCCCGCCAGTTCGAGCAGCGGCTGGCGGAGATGCCCGAGGTGGCGCGCTTCACCACCCGCGTGTACGCGCAGGCGGCCGACATCCGCGTCGACTTCCCCGACTCGCTGCAGGCCACGGCCATCCCCGTGGCCATCAAGGAGCAGATGGAGGCGTACAGCCACCTGTTCGGCGGCAGCGAGGTGCACGTGTACGGCTACGGGCCGTCGTTCTACGGCGGGGGCGGGTCGCCGCCCAACTACACCATCCGCGTGCTGGGCTACAACTACGAGCAGGTGCGCGCCATCGCCGACGACCTGGGCGAGCGGCTGAAGCGCTTCTCGCGCATCCAGGACGTCGACACCAACGCCAGCGGCCAGTGGTTCGACCGCGACAAGGCCACCGAGGTGGCGGTGCGCATCGACCGGCGGCGGCTGGCGATGCACGCGCTGACGGCGCAGGCCGTGGTCCGCCGCGTGGCCGCCGCCGTGGGACGCGACAGCCGGCGCAGCTTCCTGCGGGTGGGAGATGAAGAGCTCTTCTTCTCCGTCCGCCTGGCGGGGAGCGAGACGCTGGACGTCGCCCGCTTGCAGGCGCTGGAGATCCCCGCGCCCGGCGGCGAGCCGGTGCGGCTGGCCGACGTGGCCGAGGTGGGCGAGCGCGACGTGCTCTCCCGCATCCTGCGCGAAGACCAGCAGTACCAGCGCACGGTGGCGTACGAGTTCCGCGGCCCCACCAAGCTGGGCGACCGGGTGCGGGAGGCGGTGATCCGCTCCACGCGCCTCCCCGCGGGGTACCAGCTGGTCGGCAAGGAGGAGTGGCGCTGGAGCGACGACGAGAAGGCGCAGATCTACGGCGTGCTGGCCTTCTCGCTGATCCTGGTCTTCATGGTGTGCGCGGGGCTGTTCGAGTCGGTGCGCCAGCCGCTGTGCGTGCTGCTGACGGTGCCGATGGCGCTGATCGGCGTGTTCCTGGTGTACTTCTTCACCAACGCCAGCTTCACCCGCGAGGCGTTCATCGGGGTGATCATGATGGGCGGCGTGGTGGTGAACAACGCCGTGCTGCTGATCGACCGGGTGAACCAGGTGCGCCGCCACGACGCCCTCCCGCTGCACGACGCCATCGTGCGGGGGACGCTGGAGCGGGTGCGGCCGATCCTGATGACCAGCGCGGTCACCATCATCGGCCTGCTGCCGCTGGTGCTGTTCAGCAAGGCGGCCGACGCCAACATCTGGAACGCGCTGGGCTTCTCGCTGCTGGGGGGGCTGGCGAGCTCGACCCTGCTGGTCCTCACCGTCACCCCCGCGCTCTACCTCCTCTTCGAGCGCGGCCCGGAGAAGCGCCGCCTCGCCAGGCTCGCCGCCGCCTCCATGATCCCGGTCCCGCAGATCTCGCCCGCGGTCCAGGTCTGA